A window of the Rhodothermaceae bacterium genome harbors these coding sequences:
- a CDS encoding divalent metal cation transporter — MTDSSPSKQIQSPPKGFWPVLRKLGPGLIISGSIVGSGELIATTTLGAEVGFVALWLIILSCGIKVVFQEELGRYVVSTGDTALQGLNRVPGPKWRVSWVVWCWWIMTIGVIIQGSGIVGGVGQTLHLFLPQINGTAWAMVAAITVMVLLFRGRYGTVEKICVGMVVSFTFVTIACAVLLGWTPYAPTAEDFLSGLRLSLPAGGLAVAFAAFGLTGVGAAELIMYPYWVLEKGYARFVGPRIEGSAWDARARGWIRVMQADVLMAMVVYTTATVAFYILGAAILGGMGTIPAGYEMISTLSNMYTATLGSGAFYLFLIGAFFVLYSTLFANVASNSRVITDFLHLLGLARIDTDSQLLFWRRVVIVGIPTIYVILYGWVAQPVIMVVIGGVVQACMLPVIGFSTIYLRYRHIDRSIRPSFTIDILLWSCSTVMLLMAVYYVVIRIGFGA; from the coding sequence ATGACCGATTCATCTCCTTCGAAACAGATTCAGTCACCACCCAAGGGCTTTTGGCCCGTCTTGCGAAAACTGGGCCCCGGGCTCATCATCTCCGGGTCCATTGTGGGCTCTGGCGAACTCATCGCCACGACAACCCTTGGTGCCGAGGTCGGTTTTGTCGCCCTCTGGCTCATTATCCTGAGTTGCGGTATCAAGGTGGTGTTTCAGGAGGAGTTGGGGCGGTACGTTGTGTCCACCGGAGACACTGCCCTGCAGGGCTTGAATCGGGTTCCTGGGCCAAAGTGGCGGGTTTCGTGGGTGGTTTGGTGCTGGTGGATCATGACCATCGGAGTCATCATCCAGGGGAGCGGTATTGTCGGGGGCGTCGGACAAACGTTGCACCTATTCCTACCTCAGATCAACGGGACAGCCTGGGCCATGGTCGCTGCGATCACGGTGATGGTTCTTCTGTTCCGGGGGCGCTACGGGACGGTAGAAAAGATCTGTGTCGGAATGGTGGTCAGTTTCACTTTCGTGACCATTGCCTGTGCTGTTCTCTTGGGATGGACTCCCTATGCCCCTACCGCTGAAGACTTCCTCTCCGGCCTCCGTCTGAGCCTTCCGGCTGGGGGGCTTGCGGTGGCCTTCGCTGCCTTCGGACTCACCGGAGTAGGGGCCGCGGAGTTGATCATGTATCCCTACTGGGTCCTGGAGAAAGGCTATGCGCGCTTCGTGGGTCCTCGGATAGAGGGTTCTGCTTGGGATGCAAGGGCGCGCGGGTGGATTCGGGTCATGCAGGCGGATGTGCTCATGGCTATGGTGGTCTACACGACGGCAACGGTGGCCTTCTATATTCTAGGTGCGGCGATTCTAGGTGGGATGGGGACGATCCCCGCTGGCTACGAGATGATATCGACCCTGTCGAACATGTACACCGCCACCTTGGGGTCGGGGGCCTTCTATCTATTTCTGATAGGTGCGTTTTTTGTGCTCTACTCAACTCTCTTCGCCAACGTTGCTAGCAATTCCAGAGTCATTACGGACTTTCTCCATTTATTGGGATTGGCACGGATCGATACCGATAGCCAACTCCTTTTCTGGAGGCGCGTAGTGATCGTAGGGATCCCAACGATTTATGTCATCCTCTACGGATGGGTCGCCCAGCCGGTCATCATGGTCGTCATCGGCGGTGTCGTCCAAGCATGCATGCTTCCTGTCATCGGGTTCTCGACCATTTACCTCCGCTACCGACACATCGACCGGTCCATCCGGCCGAGCTTCACCATCGACATTTTGCTATGGTCTTGCTCCACGGTGATGCTGCTCATGGCAGTTTACTATGTAGTAATTCGAATCGGTTTTGGTGCCTAA
- a CDS encoding alkaline phosphatase family protein: MILRNSFWLLVLIVVSCADLPDPPNTVILISIDGLRADHITPENTPHLHGLAGKGVHAEYLEPVFPSKTFPNHYSIITGLYPANHGIINNSMYDAELGTFRIGDRNAIKKSEWWGGEPLWITVQKHGHTSATYFWVGSDVDSIQGTQPTYWMEYDHDLPHDVRIDSVMAAVKRTPRPALITTYFSTVDTQGHRSGPKGNETREALKEVDQQIGNLLARLRDAGLYEDLNFVVLGDHGMAETSSERVEFVDDFIDLDDVYMIGGLDALAFFNLKDPTQLDTLLSALNQMQYASWFTRDNIPANWHYSGNERIPDLIGVANEGWQMSSEELFERNPDYYSGGTHGYDPALPSMHSAFVAHGPQFKRGLMVEGFSLIHVYELLCAAIGIEPAPNDGSLEEVKHLLKTIP, translated from the coding sequence ATGATACTTCGAAATTCATTCTGGTTGCTTGTCCTCATTGTTGTTTCTTGCGCGGACCTTCCAGATCCTCCGAATACCGTGATCTTGATCTCAATTGACGGACTCCGAGCAGATCATATCACTCCTGAGAATACTCCTCACCTTCATGGATTAGCTGGTAAGGGGGTTCATGCAGAGTATTTAGAGCCAGTTTTTCCGTCGAAAACCTTCCCTAACCATTACAGCATCATTACAGGATTGTACCCCGCCAATCACGGCATTATAAACAATTCGATGTACGATGCGGAACTGGGTACTTTTCGAATCGGTGATCGAAACGCAATCAAGAAATCAGAGTGGTGGGGTGGCGAGCCTCTGTGGATAACCGTTCAGAAACACGGCCACACGAGTGCGACCTATTTCTGGGTAGGTTCTGATGTCGATTCGATCCAGGGAACCCAACCAACTTATTGGATGGAGTACGATCATGATCTCCCCCATGATGTGCGAATAGATTCGGTCATGGCAGCTGTAAAGCGTACGCCCCGCCCTGCCCTGATTACAACGTACTTCAGCACCGTGGATACGCAGGGACATCGATCTGGCCCCAAGGGCAACGAAACGCGCGAAGCTCTCAAAGAGGTTGATCAGCAAATCGGAAACCTGCTTGCACGTCTTCGGGATGCAGGCCTCTATGAAGACCTTAATTTCGTTGTACTCGGAGATCATGGCATGGCCGAAACCTCGAGTGAGCGAGTCGAATTTGTTGACGACTTCATTGACCTTGATGATGTATATATGATCGGAGGTTTGGATGCGTTAGCCTTTTTTAATCTGAAAGATCCAACTCAGTTGGATACGTTACTGAGTGCGCTTAATCAAATGCAATACGCGAGTTGGTTTACACGCGACAACATACCCGCAAATTGGCACTACAGCGGTAATGAACGCATTCCAGATCTGATCGGGGTTGCAAATGAAGGATGGCAGATGTCAAGCGAGGAACTTTTTGAGCGCAACCCGGACTATTATTCCGGCGGCACTCATGGCTATGATCCAGCCCTCCCGTCCATGCATTCCGCCTTCGTTGCACATGGACCACAGTTTAAGCGGGGACTGATGGTTGAAGGCTTCTCGCTCATCCATGTCTACGAACTGCTGTGCGCTGCAATTGGTATTGAGCCTGCTCCAAATGATGGAAGTCTCGAAGAAGTCAAACATCTTCTAAAAACAATTCCTTAA
- a CDS encoding MBL fold metallo-hydrolase, whose translation MKMIEPLQKDEVLLADIRNSIVPPEQWRMWWLGQSGFLIKWEDRYCLLDPYLSDSLTTKYANSDKPHIRMTERVLDPDRLDFVDVVTSSHNHTDHLDGETLRPLARVNQNLAMIIPEANRSFVAKRLQCDLTWPIGMTDGSKCEVRGFEFFGIPAAHEDLETDEFGQHRFMGYVISFGDWSVYHSGDTLLYEGMVERLKPWNVDVALLPINGRDPSRRVAGNLNGAQAAQLAKDIGARLVIPCHYDMFTFNTASPDGFIAACSELNQRYYVMQNGEGLSSPSIQVSP comes from the coding sequence ATGAAGATGATTGAACCGCTGCAGAAAGATGAGGTGCTACTGGCTGATATTCGTAACAGTATCGTACCGCCGGAGCAGTGGCGCATGTGGTGGCTTGGCCAGAGCGGGTTTTTGATTAAATGGGAAGATCGGTACTGCCTGTTAGATCCGTATCTGTCAGATTCTCTGACCACGAAATACGCCAATTCGGATAAGCCACATATCCGTATGACCGAGCGTGTTCTGGACCCTGATCGTCTCGATTTTGTGGACGTAGTCACGTCCAGTCATAACCATACAGATCATTTGGATGGTGAGACACTCAGGCCGCTGGCTCGGGTGAACCAGAATTTAGCCATGATTATTCCAGAGGCAAACCGGTCATTCGTTGCGAAGCGGCTACAATGTGATCTCACCTGGCCGATAGGGATGACGGATGGCTCCAAATGTGAAGTAAGGGGATTTGAGTTTTTCGGAATTCCAGCTGCTCACGAAGATTTGGAAACCGATGAATTTGGGCAACATCGGTTTATGGGGTACGTCATTTCTTTCGGAGATTGGAGCGTATATCACAGCGGAGATACACTCCTCTACGAAGGCATGGTTGAGCGTCTGAAGCCATGGAATGTAGATGTTGCACTCTTGCCTATCAATGGACGCGATCCTTCCCGCCGAGTTGCGGGCAATTTGAACGGGGCGCAAGCGGCACAGTTGGCAAAAGATATTGGGGCCCGGCTCGTGATCCCATGTCACTATGACATGTTTACATTCAACACGGCTTCACCAGATGGATTCATCGCCGCGTGTAGTGAATTAAACCAACGCTACTATGTGATGCAAAACGGTGAAGGTCTCAGTAGTCCGTCGATTCAGGTTTCACCGTAA
- a CDS encoding Gfo/Idh/MocA family oxidoreductase produces the protein MSQKHNITMLGTGLIGLFYTMTLHGQRGRDRVSCVYSRDADRAQEFAAKWEIDHAVTDMAEAIHHPSSDVVVIGLPNHLHEEAIRLCAEANKAVLCTKPLARTAAEAKRILGIVESSGIFAGYLEDLVYTPKTLKALESVRGGALGEILWTRSRETHSGPHSSWFWDVEQAGGGAIVDLGCHCIEIIRSFIGKDIRPVEVSCWADTLVHPIKAEDNSIALIRFENGAVGQFEVSWTFRGGMDLRDEVAGTEGTIWLNHFLRTGIEMYSSGAGGYVAEKVEQESGWLFPVGDEVNELGYTDMFTDMFDAMDEGREPTETFYDGYVVNAVIDACYRSAKSKKWESVELDDWRGRTNVERIQGLKETVDGLELVKRERLPDGKVKLILKNPDSGEVTQRFVDEDD, from the coding sequence ATGTCACAAAAACATAATATAACGATGCTTGGAACCGGCCTGATAGGGTTGTTCTATACAATGACTCTTCATGGGCAGCGGGGGCGCGATCGCGTCAGTTGCGTGTACTCACGCGATGCGGATCGTGCTCAGGAATTTGCTGCAAAATGGGAGATTGATCATGCCGTAACAGATATGGCCGAAGCGATCCATCACCCATCCAGTGATGTGGTCGTTATCGGCCTGCCGAATCACTTGCATGAAGAGGCAATCCGACTCTGTGCAGAAGCAAATAAAGCGGTACTCTGCACAAAACCATTGGCGCGTACTGCTGCAGAAGCCAAACGCATACTAGGTATCGTTGAGTCGAGTGGAATCTTTGCGGGATACTTGGAGGATCTCGTCTATACGCCAAAAACACTCAAAGCACTGGAATCTGTCCGTGGCGGTGCTCTAGGGGAAATATTGTGGACTCGTTCACGAGAAACTCACAGTGGTCCGCACAGCAGTTGGTTTTGGGATGTAGAGCAAGCCGGTGGTGGGGCGATTGTTGATTTAGGCTGTCATTGCATCGAAATTATTCGCAGCTTTATTGGAAAAGATATTCGCCCTGTGGAGGTGAGTTGCTGGGCTGATACACTCGTCCATCCTATCAAGGCGGAAGATAACAGTATTGCTCTGATTCGTTTTGAAAATGGTGCGGTAGGGCAGTTTGAAGTCAGTTGGACGTTTAGAGGGGGGATGGATTTACGGGACGAGGTCGCAGGCACGGAAGGGACGATCTGGCTGAATCACTTTCTGAGAACTGGTATTGAAATGTACTCCAGCGGGGCTGGTGGCTATGTCGCAGAAAAAGTAGAGCAGGAGTCAGGGTGGTTATTTCCGGTGGGAGATGAAGTCAATGAATTAGGCTATACAGACATGTTCACAGACATGTTTGATGCCATGGACGAAGGCCGTGAGCCCACAGAGACCTTTTATGACGGATATGTCGTAAATGCAGTCATTGATGCATGCTATCGTTCTGCGAAGTCTAAAAAATGGGAATCTGTCGAATTGGACGACTGGCGTGGACGCACGAATGTTGAACGTATCCAAGGATTGAAAGAGACGGTAGATGGATTGGAGCTGGTCAAGCGGGAACGGTTACCGGATGGCAAGGTGAAGCTTATTTTGAAAAACCCGGATTCCGGGGAGGTGACGCAGCGATTCGTGGATGAAGATGATTGA
- a CDS encoding PLDc_N domain-containing protein, translating into MAWSWGSLSLCSIIILVLDVIAIVEIAGSSRNTVDKLIWILFIVFAPFLGLVCYYIFADRS; encoded by the coding sequence ATGGCTTGGTCATGGGGAAGCCTTTCCCTTTGTAGTATAATCATTCTCGTTTTGGATGTGATTGCCATTGTTGAAATTGCTGGCAGTTCCCGCAACACCGTTGACAAGCTCATTTGGATCCTCTTTATCGTGTTTGCTCCTTTTTTGGGGCTCGTCTGTTATTACATCTTTGCTGATCGTTCATGA
- a CDS encoding alcohol dehydrogenase catalytic domain-containing protein, whose product MRALVYTGAFQIDIQHVPDPEPLPPEVLVQIDSVGICGSDVHGYTGTTGRRLPPLIMGHEASGRVAKSSNGFYAGEEVCFDSTVGCNACPECASSRVNRCPERTVFGVSTPRFRRDGAMADFVCVPAHVLRRIPEGLPLSIAALFEPLSVGLHATHRGGDSQNARVLIIGAGMIGLSILLSVRLQNPSEIIVMEPHQSRKNMALQLGADQVFDPEENTRTVEADITFEAVGAASTVAKAIHHTKSGGCIVLVGNTAQHPPVDIQRVVAKELTLTGTYANAGEYDEVIDLVSRKKLDPSPLISATLPLEEGPEAFARLHQQLEPEWIKVLLHT is encoded by the coding sequence ATGCGTGCGCTTGTTTACACAGGGGCGTTCCAGATTGACATACAACATGTACCTGATCCCGAGCCGCTCCCCCCTGAGGTGCTTGTACAAATAGATTCAGTCGGTATTTGCGGATCCGATGTGCACGGATACACTGGCACAACTGGTCGGCGTCTTCCTCCACTCATTATGGGACATGAGGCTTCTGGCCGTGTCGCAAAATCTTCAAATGGATTTTATGCGGGTGAGGAAGTTTGTTTTGATTCTACAGTTGGGTGCAATGCGTGTCCCGAATGTGCTTCCAGCCGGGTAAACCGCTGTCCTGAACGAACCGTATTCGGGGTGAGCACCCCTCGTTTTCGGCGTGACGGCGCAATGGCAGATTTTGTTTGCGTGCCCGCCCATGTCCTCAGGCGGATTCCAGAGGGATTACCACTCAGCATTGCAGCCCTGTTCGAGCCACTTTCTGTTGGATTGCATGCTACCCATAGGGGTGGCGACAGCCAAAATGCCCGGGTTCTGATCATTGGCGCAGGAATGATCGGTTTGAGTATCCTACTGTCTGTGCGATTGCAAAATCCGAGTGAAATTATCGTCATGGAACCCCATCAGAGTCGAAAAAACATGGCGCTCCAACTTGGTGCTGACCAAGTGTTTGATCCAGAGGAAAATACACGAACCGTGGAGGCGGATATCACCTTTGAAGCCGTAGGTGCCGCATCAACCGTGGCCAAAGCTATCCACCACACGAAATCAGGTGGATGCATTGTACTTGTAGGGAATACGGCCCAACACCCTCCGGTTGATATCCAACGCGTTGTTGCAAAGGAGCTGACTTTGACGGGCACGTACGCGAATGCGGGAGAGTACGACGAAGTCATTGACCTTGTATCCCGGAAAAAGCTGGATCCGTCCCCGCTCATAAGTGCAACTCTGCCGCTCGAAGAGGGCCCCGAAGCCTTTGCCCGATTACATCAGCAGCTAGAGCCGGAATGGATTAAAGTACTCCTGCATACCTGA
- a CDS encoding SDR family oxidoreductase, giving the protein MFSLKSKIAIVTGGAKGIGEATCRAFVQQGAMVYLLDIDIVNAFRVAQDIGKRCEVLRCDVTDAGAVTSIIDQIAHNQGRLDILVNNAGAGHIGKLDAATEGDLDHMYTINVKSIYFCTRAALPHMKKSGGGSIINLSSIVATVGIPDRFAYSASKGAVAAMTRSIAVDSLEDGIRCNSVAPARVHTPFVDAYLEKYYPDTKDEMFGRLSKAQPLGRMATPEEVAALICYLASDESAFLTGASLPMDGGAFTLQP; this is encoded by the coding sequence ATGTTCAGCCTTAAATCCAAAATAGCTATTGTGACCGGTGGTGCCAAGGGAATTGGGGAAGCTACTTGTCGCGCTTTCGTACAGCAAGGTGCCATGGTGTACCTGCTTGATATTGATATAGTAAATGCGTTCAGGGTTGCACAGGATATCGGTAAACGCTGTGAAGTGCTGCGATGCGATGTTACGGATGCAGGTGCTGTGACAAGCATTATAGACCAAATTGCACATAACCAGGGTCGGCTGGACATTCTCGTAAACAATGCCGGAGCAGGCCACATCGGTAAACTTGATGCAGCAACGGAGGGAGATCTGGACCACATGTATACGATCAACGTCAAGAGCATCTATTTCTGCACACGTGCGGCTTTGCCCCACATGAAAAAATCGGGTGGCGGAAGTATTATTAACCTCTCTTCAATTGTAGCCACTGTCGGGATTCCTGACCGGTTTGCATACTCTGCGAGTAAAGGAGCCGTTGCGGCTATGACCCGCAGCATAGCCGTAGACAGTTTAGAGGATGGTATACGCTGCAATAGCGTTGCGCCTGCACGCGTACATACCCCATTCGTAGATGCATACCTTGAAAAATACTATCCCGATACTAAGGACGAGATGTTCGGCCGACTATCCAAGGCCCAACCCCTGGGGCGTATGGCCACACCCGAGGAAGTTGCCGCATTAATCTGTTATCTCGCTTCCGATGAAAGTGCATTTCTGACCGGCGCTTCGCTTCCCATGGATGGCGGTGCCTTCACATTACAACCTTAA
- the dusB gene encoding tRNA dihydrouridine synthase DusB translates to MRIGSIELGKRPLLLAPMEDVSDPPFRALCKRYGADVVYTEFISSGGLVHEAEDSLMKLDIRDSERPVGIQIFGGDIDQVKSATDIVDRVQPDIIDINFGCPVRKVVCKEAGAGILRNLPKMEKITRVVVEATDRPVTVKTRLGWDDSSIDIVNVARMLEECGIQALAVHARTRKQMYSGEARWEYLRRIREEGLERIPLIGNGDALKPESVLQMFEETGVDAVMIGRGAIGNPWIFKRAKAFIEEGINLSPPSWTERTSVVAEHLTLKCDWLGERRGVREMRRMYGGYFKGFRNASKLRMRLMKAETMEEVLSVLNGTQEVEPEVIRLNPLSSLTTVHNPDYKVVQGNHRAQYSRQKRQRKPLIKNHQSADRPKRTSEVLDID, encoded by the coding sequence ATGCGCATTGGCTCAATTGAACTTGGGAAGCGGCCGCTCCTGTTGGCCCCCATGGAGGATGTTTCCGATCCTCCTTTCCGAGCACTCTGTAAGCGATATGGTGCAGATGTTGTCTACACCGAGTTTATTTCATCAGGTGGATTAGTTCACGAGGCGGAAGACTCTCTGATGAAGCTGGATATTCGCGACAGTGAGCGTCCGGTAGGCATTCAGATCTTCGGTGGTGATATTGATCAAGTGAAATCAGCCACGGACATTGTAGACCGGGTTCAACCAGACATTATTGACATCAATTTTGGTTGCCCGGTCCGTAAAGTGGTATGCAAAGAGGCAGGTGCCGGCATCCTGCGCAACCTGCCAAAGATGGAAAAGATTACGCGCGTCGTTGTCGAGGCTACGGATCGGCCGGTAACCGTGAAGACACGCCTTGGTTGGGATGACAGCAGTATAGATATTGTCAATGTAGCCCGAATGCTGGAAGAGTGTGGAATTCAGGCACTTGCGGTGCACGCAAGGACGAGAAAACAAATGTACAGTGGAGAAGCGCGCTGGGAGTATCTGAGGAGAATTCGTGAAGAGGGGCTTGAGCGAATCCCACTCATCGGGAATGGGGATGCCCTGAAGCCGGAGTCTGTCCTGCAAATGTTCGAGGAGACAGGTGTAGATGCCGTCATGATTGGACGCGGTGCGATTGGGAATCCTTGGATTTTTAAGCGTGCAAAGGCATTTATCGAAGAAGGAATCAATCTTTCACCTCCATCCTGGACCGAACGCACCAGCGTGGTCGCAGAGCATCTTACGCTGAAATGTGACTGGCTTGGAGAGCGAAGAGGGGTTAGGGAAATGCGCCGCATGTATGGAGGTTACTTCAAAGGGTTCAGGAACGCAAGTAAACTTCGAATGCGTCTCATGAAAGCAGAGACCATGGAGGAGGTGCTTTCCGTTCTTAACGGAACCCAGGAAGTGGAACCGGAGGTCATCCGATTGAACCCACTAAGCAGCCTGACGACGGTCCATAATCCAGATTACAAGGTAGTCCAAGGCAATCACCGAGCCCAGTATAGCCGCCAGAAGAGGCAGCGCAAGCCATTGATCAAAAATCACCAGTCCGCCGATCGCCCCAAGCGCACCTCCGAGGTACTTGATATAGATTAG
- a CDS encoding DUF445 family protein, translated as MSVSDHIPGTNLKDVISDYIGRHWPGNDASKTAPQAHKGRTRKHGFGLNLIRLIPWVLLALFILSFIWDFTGLGLLLDHNGTYILLEGEQISIVARYSGLGLPSFSRILELEGLMVTVSAAGLIGFFTNWLAITMLFHPRKRRPLLGQGIIPASKDRVADLIALAISKDLISEEVILERIHDSEVVPKYREMAVQVTEGLLSDEKFQLEIKGLASQFLTEKLESPELKEKITTFVMDMIDSAARKGLAGMAVKVYQMFNREGLRRQIQEAIDELPETVELIVDELSVTFQTLPEKVAERSDDIELWLTKAIIAFVGTLDIYEMVSQNLRGYDERRFENLIKRTSNDQLIYIKYLGGALGAIGGLVIFDQWLALPLLAAILGSVIALDYLVIWIMDRRQAA; from the coding sequence ATGTCAGTATCTGATCACATACCTGGAACGAATTTAAAGGATGTCATCAGTGACTACATCGGGCGACATTGGCCTGGCAACGATGCATCAAAAACAGCGCCTCAAGCACATAAAGGCAGGACTAGAAAGCATGGATTCGGATTGAATCTGATCCGCCTGATCCCATGGGTCCTGTTAGCTCTGTTCATCCTTTCATTCATTTGGGACTTTACGGGGCTCGGCCTCTTACTGGATCATAACGGTACCTACATTCTCCTTGAGGGAGAGCAGATCTCAATTGTTGCACGTTATTCTGGACTCGGACTCCCATCATTTAGCCGGATCCTTGAACTGGAGGGATTAATGGTGACAGTTTCAGCTGCCGGGTTGATTGGGTTTTTTACGAACTGGTTAGCTATTACCATGCTGTTCCATCCGCGGAAGCGTCGACCGCTCTTGGGGCAAGGCATTATTCCAGCCTCCAAGGATCGGGTAGCGGATCTGATTGCCCTTGCAATCAGCAAGGACCTGATCAGCGAGGAAGTCATCCTGGAACGAATCCATGACAGTGAGGTGGTTCCCAAATACCGGGAGATGGCCGTGCAGGTGACGGAGGGACTGCTCTCCGATGAAAAATTCCAATTGGAAATCAAGGGTTTGGCCAGCCAGTTTCTCACCGAAAAGCTAGAAAGCCCCGAACTCAAAGAAAAAATCACCACGTTCGTCATGGACATGATTGACTCGGCGGCTAGAAAAGGGCTTGCCGGGATGGCGGTCAAGGTCTATCAAATGTTCAACCGTGAAGGGCTTCGACGACAGATTCAGGAGGCGATTGATGAGTTGCCTGAAACTGTCGAGCTGATTGTGGATGAACTTTCGGTGACCTTTCAGACGCTGCCCGAAAAGGTTGCCGAACGTTCAGACGACATTGAACTATGGCTAACGAAAGCAATTATCGCCTTCGTTGGTACGCTTGATATTTATGAGATGGTCTCTCAAAACCTACGTGGATACGACGAGCGCCGGTTTGAGAACCTGATTAAGCGTACTTCGAATGACCAGCTAATCTATATCAAGTACCTCGGAGGTGCGCTTGGGGCGATCGGCGGACTGGTGATTTTTGATCAATGGCTTGCGCTGCCTCTTCTGGCGGCTATACTGGGCTCGGTGATTGCCTTGGACTACCTTGTAATCTGGATTATGGACCGTCGTCAGGCTGCTTAG
- a CDS encoding HDIG domain-containing protein: MPTYDEALELFHEWTSSDSLRRHAYAVEAAMEAYAEFFDEDVTLWRITGLLHDMDYERHPTPEEHPYVGTSLLREKGYPESIIEAILGHAPHTGTPRTTLLAKSLFAVDELAGFITAVAYVRPTRLQGMTPKSVRKKLKDKAFAAAVSRADIQQGAKELGIELSQHISNVIAGMYKHADRLGLVAPV; the protein is encoded by the coding sequence ATGCCCACATACGACGAAGCTCTTGAGCTTTTTCATGAATGGACGAGCTCCGACAGCCTTCGGAGACATGCATATGCGGTCGAGGCTGCGATGGAAGCTTATGCAGAGTTCTTTGATGAGGATGTCACGCTTTGGCGAATTACCGGTCTGCTGCATGATATGGATTATGAACGTCATCCGACGCCTGAAGAACATCCTTACGTAGGTACGTCACTACTGCGGGAAAAAGGATACCCCGAATCCATCATTGAAGCAATCCTTGGTCATGCCCCCCATACTGGGACTCCACGAACGACCCTTCTGGCAAAATCCCTTTTCGCCGTGGATGAACTGGCTGGTTTCATTACAGCAGTTGCCTATGTTCGACCCACACGTCTTCAGGGGATGACTCCGAAGAGTGTCCGCAAAAAATTAAAGGATAAGGCGTTTGCGGCGGCGGTCAGCCGGGCAGATATTCAGCAGGGTGCCAAAGAACTGGGCATTGAACTGTCCCAGCACATTTCAAATGTGATCGCCGGTATGTATAAACATGCAGACCGATTGGGACTTGTAGCCCCCGTGTAA
- a CDS encoding fumarylacetoacetate hydrolase family protein yields the protein MKLIRIGPDGQEKPGLLPEDGRRIDTTPVVDDYDEHFFEQGGLGRLQAWFDADTPKQELDPDSRMGPPIARPSKIVCVGLNYALHAKESGMDPPPEPVLFFKASSAICGPYDDLIIPGNKTDWEVELAVVIGKRASYVTAEQAPNYIAGYVLHNDYSERESQLERGGQWVKGKSFDTFAPLGPFLATADEIPDPNNLKLWLSVNGTMLQNSTTADFIFDVWEVISYTSHFMTLLPGDVISTGTPAGVGLGLNPQRYLKPGDVVELGIEGLGEARQVARARHL from the coding sequence GTGAAACTCATTCGTATTGGCCCTGATGGCCAAGAAAAACCCGGACTGCTCCCGGAGGACGGTCGGCGCATTGACACCACTCCGGTCGTAGATGACTACGACGAACACTTCTTCGAACAAGGGGGGCTCGGCAGACTACAGGCATGGTTTGACGCAGACACTCCAAAACAGGAATTGGATCCTGACTCACGGATGGGTCCCCCTATTGCCCGTCCCTCAAAGATCGTTTGTGTGGGACTGAACTACGCACTACATGCCAAGGAAAGCGGTATGGATCCCCCTCCAGAGCCAGTCCTGTTTTTTAAGGCAAGTTCTGCCATCTGCGGCCCCTATGATGACCTGATCATCCCGGGCAACAAGACTGATTGGGAGGTCGAATTAGCCGTCGTCATTGGGAAACGTGCCAGCTACGTTACTGCCGAACAAGCTCCAAATTACATTGCAGGCTATGTGCTGCACAACGACTATAGTGAGCGTGAGAGCCAGTTGGAGCGCGGTGGCCAATGGGTTAAGGGAAAAAGTTTCGATACCTTCGCACCATTGGGACCCTTCCTTGCAACCGCCGATGAGATCCCCGACCCCAATAACCTCAAACTTTGGTTGTCGGTCAATGGAACCATGCTGCAGAACAGCACAACTGCTGATTTCATTTTTGATGTATGGGAAGTCATAAGTTATACGAGTCACTTCATGACGCTCTTGCCCGGCGATGTGATTTCTACGGGTACGCCGGCCGGTGTTGGCCTGGGGCTGAACCCTCAGAGATACCTGAAACCGGGGGACGTTGTTGAGCTCGGTATTGAGGGACTCGGCGAGGCACGCCAAGTTGCCCGTGCACGTCACTTGTGA